The Eremothecium cymbalariae DBVPG#7215 chromosome 8, complete sequence genome has a window encoding:
- the KNS1 gene encoding serine/threonine protein kinase KNS1 (similar to Ashbya gossypii ADL043C) — MADNTQVRRKRTRPFELHGSRSVGTQRANMATTAVELEGTSGVGVGAGIYLDNDRDPLINEMLQRQTYLLGNNFGGSGDGDVETVVEGNEQPLVFMNDVEEDVVAGLQPLSNNLLKGNYTSRRFKKQRTVSLPQLPHAKLFYRLSGANMEGRSDLRLEEAVPRRGQNDDELLHVSGSSTRTLDKNRTVTLPVIRSVSPSSNALVTPSTMDSLGDSGASGVMSSPTSILMPQKKINKLIGRKQRIMKKEYFNTDKDGHYIYLENDIFANGRFSTKELLGQGTFGKVVKCIDNQNTDKKFVAVKIIRAVERYRQAAKTELRVLQTIRDNDPSGEFQCLVLRECFDYKNHICLVTDLFGKSIYDFMCNNGNPRFPGSHVQAISRQLIRSVCFLHDLSIIHTDLKPENILVCDESFVESQLPESVLATLSTRRKQASNGKQKVLTNPEVKLIDFGSAVFCQEYHPPVISTRHYRAPEIVLGLGWSFPCDIWSIGCVLVELVTGESLYPIHENLEHMAMMQRVNGQSFPRKMVSKMFYKVEHKLGNIPSDLVATVVRHFDKSSLILQWPERNYKGEIITKEKSMKRVMNACDRLDKHISSKLQKDYGDWLIIDWDYTPEQNWSIIESKYYNRTPRLDRETFLFWYWFVDLCRRMFEFDPTKRITAKEAMDHEWFNYGILDEGISSFGQV; from the coding sequence ATGGCAGATAATACTCAGGTGAGAAGAAAGAGGACCCGACCCTTTGAATTACATGGGTCCAGGTCTGTGGGTACGCAGAGGGCGAACATGGCGACGACGGCAGTGGAGTTGGAGGGGACGTCTGGGGTTGGTGTGGGGGCAGGTATTTATTTGGATAACGATCGGGATCCTTTAATCAACGAGATGTTACAACGACAGACTTATCTTCTGGGGAACAACTTTGGGGGTTCTGGGGATGGGGATGTTGAGACAGTGGTGGAGGGAAATGAGCAGCCCCTAGTGTTCATGAATGACGTGGAGGAGGATGTTGTTGCCGGATTGCAACCGTTGAGCAATAATTTGCTTAAAGGGAACTATACATCTCGGAGATTCAAGAAGCAGAGGACTGTTTCTTTACCACAGTTGCCGCATGCTAAGTTGTTCTATAGGTTGTCGGGAGCAAATATGGAAGGTCGGTCTGATCTTAGGCTTGAGGAGGCAGTGCCGAGAAGAGGACagaatgatgatgagttgTTACATGTCAGTGGGTCGAGCACGAGGACATTGGATAAGAATCGGACTGTAACGTTACCCGTTATTCGATCTGTGTCTCCGAGTTCCAATGCGTTGGTTACTCCCTCGACGATGGATTCGTTGGGCGACAGCGGAGCTTCAGGTGTAATGAGTTCCCCCACATCCATTTTAATGCCACAGAAAAAGATTAACAAACTAATTGGGAGGAAACAAAGGATTATGAAAAAGGAGTACTTCAATACGGATAAAGACGgtcattatatatatctagaaaatgatatatttgccAATGGGAGGTTCTCAACGAAAGAGCTTTTGGGTCAAGGTACGTTTGGAAAGGTTGTCAAGTGTATAGACAATCAAAACACGGACAAGAAATTTGTAGCTGTAAAGATCATTAGAGCAGTTGAACGCTATAGACAGGCGGCAAAGACTGAATTGAGGGTGCTGCAAACAATCCGGGACAACGACCCTTCGGGCGAATTCCAGTGCTTAGTGCTTCGCGAATGTTTTGATTACAAAAACCACATATGTTTAGTGACTGATTTATTTGGGAAGTCCATCTATGATTTTATGTGTAATAATGGCAATCCTAGGTTTCCTGGTTCGCACGTACAAGCAATATCAAGACAGTTGATCCGCTCAGTATGTTTTTTACATGATTTGAGCATTATACACACAGATTTGAAAcctgaaaatattttagtATGTGATGAATCTTTTGTTGAGTCGCAACTACCTGAATCTGTTTTGGCCACCTTAAGCACACGTAGAAAACAAGCTTCTAATGGGAAACAGAAGGTTTTAACAAATCCAGAAGTAAAACTAATAGACTTTGGTTCTGCAGTTTTCTGTCAGGAATATCATCCACCTGTGATTTCCACGCGTCACTACCGTGCCCCTGAGATTGTACTAGGACTTGGCTGGTCATTCCCCTGTGATATATGGTCAATTGGCTGTGTTCTGGTGGAACTAGTTACTGGTGAATCCCTGTACCCAATTCACGAAAATTTGGAACATATGGCAATGATGCAGCGTGTCAATGGACAATCTTTCCCTAGAAAAATGGTTAGTAAAATGTTTTACAAAGTAGAACATAAACTCGGGAACATACCGTCTGACTTAGTTGCAACCGTTGTGAGACATTTCGACAAGAGTTCTCTGATTTTACAATGGCCGGAGCGTAATTACAAGGGAGAAATAATAACGAAGGAAAAGTCAATGAAAAGGGTGATGAACGCTTGCGACAGACTGGATAAACATATTTCATCGAAATTGCAGAAAGACTATGGAGACTGGCTTATTATTGATTGGGATTACACACCTGAACAAAATTGGTCTATAATCGAGTCAAAATATTACAACAGAACACCGAGGTTAGACCGGGAGACATTCTTGTTCTGGTATTGGTTCGTTGATTTATGTCGTCGGATGTTTGAATTCGATCCTACAAAGAGAATAACAGCAAAGGAGGCGATGGATCATGAATGGTTTAATTACGGGATTTTAGATGAGGGGATTTCTAGCTTCGGACAAGTTTAA
- a CDS encoding uncharacterized protein (similar to Ashbya gossypii ADL044W), which yields MGSVVKKRLDKTWSLVNFNTEKNGSVESQLLVDIPDSANFDDILSNTSSDESDCPTKPDTADSTSGEGSCDFTQASDYGHSTLVHADSDGGDNFEEIEDDDVISRGRIMVNHLLMRINNLSTLQIILLTSSATVMACYCFQRLWFLMEPRAGLSMDDSLTPSILGYNHDNTLVFNNVEIMVPFEKYGTKKFIVDFEKKVAYPVTDPEDFVPTQAGKFIVSKLLGYQLTLFYKLHYEWLPMLTYKYQVLSNHINEGISITNEKFESCVVPSCVRLANKARVVASDGVLKIKTIHIQRTCQAVGTSCDEIVNVLNNTLGGLQSILSPWVTEANQFIKYGYERMAYQIKVEWNIIGRWSSKKWFLVSRQAQKYINMLKHIIA from the coding sequence ATGGGATCGGTAGTTAAAAAAAGGCTCGACAAGACTTGGAGCTTGGTGAACTTCAATACTGAGAAGAATGGGTCCGTTGAATCTCAGTTATTGGTCGACATTCCAGACTCTGCAAACTTCGATGATATTTTGTCCAATACGAGCAGTGATGAATCAGACTGTCCTACGAAACCGGATACGGCAGATAGTACTAGTGGGGAGGGAAGCTGCGATTTTACGCAGGCTAGTGATTATGGACACAGCACTTTAGTACATGCAGATTCTGACGGTGGTGATAATTTTGAGGAAatagaagatgatgatgtcaTCTCGCGAGGCCGGATAATGGTCAATCATTTATTGATGAGAATCAATAATTTATCTACTTTGCAGATAATTTTGTTAACATCGTCTGCGACAGTGATGGCATGCTACTGTTTTCAACGGTTGTGGTTTCTGATGGAACCTAGAGCTGGTTTGAGTATGGATGATTCTTTAACGCCATCTATTCTTGGTTACAATCATGATAATACGTTAGTCTTCAACAATGTTGAGATAATGGTGCCTTTCGAAAAGTATGGAACTAAGAAGTTCATTGTAGATTTCGAGAAGAAGGTTGCATATCCTGTTACAGATCCTGAAGATTTTGTTCCGACGCAGGCGGGAAAGTTTATTGTATCGAAACTGTTAGGGTATCAACTGACTCTGTTTTATAAATTACATTACGAATGGCTCCCGATGCTTACTTATAAATACCAAGTCCTCAGTAATCATATCAATGAAGGCATATCTATAACGAACGAGAAGTTCGAGAGCTGTGTCGTCCCTAGTTGCGTTAGACTGGCTAACAAGGCAAGAGTAGTCGCAAGTGATGGTGTgctaaaaataaaaactatacATATTCAAAGGACGTGCCAAGCGGTGGGAACTTCATGTGATGAGATAGTAAATGTATTAAATAACACTCTTGGAGGGCTCCAGAGTATTTTGTCTCCTTGGGTGACGGAAGCTAACCAATTTATAAAATACGGTTATGAACGGATGGCGTACCAGATAAAGGTTGAGTGGAACATTATCGGTCGCTGGAGTAGCAAGAAATGGTTCTTAGTATCCAGGCAGGCGCAGAAGTATATTAACATGCTTAAACATATTATTGCCTAA
- the NUP49 gene encoding FG-nucleoporin NUP49 (similar to Ashbya gossypii ADL045W), with the protein MFNFGNRPASTGTAAAGGGLFGQGQAGGNTGGLFGQSNAGGNGSTGGLFGQNNTNASGTGGFFGQGNAMGGGNTVGGGMGLFGQGNMNAASGMKLGTQIGGGGVAANNANSGGRLFGNMNNSGSSAGGLFGSKVGGTTGGTGLFGSSNATGGFLDAKPSGNNASQGLFGGGSGLSNNNNNNNNAGSLGVSGTGLFSNSSNTGTMGGLFESQNNVLGLQQQQQNQDATSSLNLISQLPITSMTRIVDLPPHIRQEIEKLDQYFQRQVSISHHLKAEEAEHLELIQSVPRDVQFLLKTYSLTTQSLQQDLKRIESIKSLTDDNIRDSESFSLILNQLLTPGTKVSSAELNKFFQEKILLYKHKLDEYFRVLSDIKSAVNGLDSDMFGSSENSSSEFNDLVKTGINSIVATVIEEFELFMDMAERVAQLHQRVKELSGFNKNTIISS; encoded by the coding sequence ATGTTCAACTTTGGTAATAGGCCAGCGTCTACAGGGACGGCAGCGGCTGGCGGGGGCCTTTTTGGGCAGGGTCAGGCTGGTGGTAACACTGGTGGATTGTTTGGACAATCGAATGCTGGTGGAAATGGTAGTACAGGGGGCTTGTTTGGTCAAAACAATACGAATGCATCGGGTACGGGTGGGTTTTTTGGACAAGGCAATGCCATGGGAGGTGGAAACACGGTGGGTGGAGGAATGGGATTGTTTGGGCAAGGTAATATGAACGCGGCTTCTGGGATGAAGCTTGGAACTCAGATCGGCGGGGGTGGAGTTGCCGCTAACAATGCCAATTCCGGAGGTCGATTGTTTGGGAATATGAATAATTCGGGTTCGTCTGCCGGTGGCCTGTTTGGCTCGAAAGTTGGTGGAACAACTGGGGGGACCGGATTGTTTGGTAGTTCCAATGCAACTGGGGGGTTTCTTGATGCCAAACCGTCGGGAAACAATGCATCACAAGGTCTGTTTGGTGGTGGCAGTGGTCtttccaacaacaacaacaacaacaacaacgcTGGTTCATTAGGTGTCTCAGGTACTGGGCtattttccaattcctCGAACACGGGTACAATGGGAGGTCTGTTCGAATCCCAGAACAATGTGTTGGgtttgcagcagcagcagcaaaacCAGGATGCGACTTCGTCGCTAAACCTAATATCGCAGCTTCCCATCACATCGATGACACGGATAGTCGATCTCCCACCACACATCCGCCAAGAGATCGAGAAACTGGACCAGTACTTCCAAAGACAGGTTTCAATATCGCACCATCTCAAAGCTGAAGAGGCGGAACACCTAGAACTCATCCAGTCTGTACCGCGTGACGTTCAGTTTCTTCTCAAGACCTACTCCCTTACAACGCAATCTCTACAACAAGATCTCAAAAGGATCGAATCTATCAAGAGTCTGACAGACGACAACATCCGTGACTCGGAGAGCTTTTCCCTCATCCTAAACCAACTCCTCACCCCAGGCACAAAGGTATCTTCCGCAGAGCTCAACAAATTCTTCCAGGAAAAGATCCTCCTCTACAAACATAAACTCGATGAGTATTTCCGCGTTCTTTCTGACATCAAAAGTGCTGTAAACGGCCTCGATAGCGACATGTTTGGCTCCTCCGAAAATTCATCCAGCGAATTTAACGATCTTGTCAAAACTGGAATCAATTCTATCGTCGCGACGGTAATTGAGGAGTTCGAACTCTTCATGGATATGGCCGAACGGGTTGCCCAACTCCACCAGAGAGTTAAGGAGCTAAGTGGcttcaataaaaatacCATTATTTCTTCCTGA
- the XRN1 gene encoding chromatin-binding exonuclease XRN1 (similar to Ashbya gossypii ADL046C) yields the protein MGIPKFFRYISERWPNISQLLDGSQISEFDTLYLDMNSILHTCTHGNDADVTKRLSEEEVYLKIFTYIDHLFRTIKPKEVFYMAIDGVAPRAKMNQQRSRRFRTAMDAEKALKKAIENGEEIPSGEPFDSNCITPGTEFMAKLTKNLKYFIHEKISSDSLWRQANVILSGHEVPGEGEHKIMEHIRILRSQKDYNPNTRHCIYGLDADLIILGLSVHDSHFALLREEVLFGKNHNSKPLEQQNFFLLHISILREYLELEFAELENELMFEYDFERLLDDFILVLFVIGNDFLPNLPDLHLNKGAFPVLLQTFKEALRHMDGYMNECGTINFSRFSIWLEYLSKFEKANFERSDIDIEWFNQQLENISLEGARKRVKSGKKLLLKRQRQIVGAVKPWLLKTVEEKLSANVSDADITLSPPLAGHLVANNIDFLKELAFELYLVVVHSQSQDTYTFKVDLDSFNLNASEEEHKSRLSNLRRSIKIFEQATIVDDEEELEEKMEIYDDRFNQWKDAYYKEKLGFSYYDDEKLKEQTENYVEGLQWVLYYYYQGCPSWSWYYKYHYAPRISDIIKGINKKISFEKNRPFTPFQQLMSVLPKRSKNLIPPVYRPLMYDEKSPILDFYPNDVELDKNGKTADWEAVVKISFVDAERLIKVMAPYDEKLNQEEKDRNRFGTDILFCFNPQIDNVYESPLKGLFTNIAHNHCIERKYIMRPLETSDIRFGLPEGAKLGTSALAGFPSLKSIPFENKLVYNECTIFQQRSKYQTMLLYVKDIYQASNMSISDIAQRYMNKIIYTNWPYLRESKLVGIYSRDVIYESTEAQDGVRSNFITKSSTPDDLKWILPMNSSMKQTYSKKSGIILDDIRAIIKVYPVTGLARELDGSYTKTFSKTEEYYPLQLFIEDVENKDERYQETPPLPIEEEYPLNSRVIFLGDYVYGGEAIVDGYSSPTRLRLTINKRSTRMEPNIGKIRASMDKKAIRYIPSYIVARKLNLPPLFLSKITSKFLIDAEKSLHNVGLTVKIQSANVKALGYANKNGTIWEYSTLTIQLLEHYRNTFPEFFNSLSKLQGNMISINSVFPNKSPQEATKILEAVAAYVGDLRSQFIMVSLESDSLTKASIHAVETEIQRFVQLEDRTEKRQLAKVPREAVLDPNRSSAQLRAQRFDLGDRVMYVQDSGNVPLFAKGTVVGYTTIGTRLSIQVLFDQEFVAGNTLGGRLTTKRGIGLDSSFLLNITNRQFIYHSKASIKTVGQTGNFKQPKVQSDHTLTTVQQKMKMEELKKRQAHEMLSMIKKDDQKNDRPERGHKVSDVSNSSAPNSKTSNVQVALNAVGKNVATNVYNAVLNQVTNPGSQQPVLFAMPPQGSQEAMHLQGMLAVPPDGMMVPPNPLMFSVPSHPIGTLPNVHCSFPPSNTMTSPKPVSISTKMSSGSYSGSEKSVSRSSNSFGSDNSKIKRGKNPNRGRRRNNRGASPQRGRDTFSPSQ from the coding sequence ATGGGTATTCCTAAATTCTTCCGTTATATATCTGAAAGATGGCCAAACATTTCTCAGTTGCTTGATGGCAGTCAAATATCTGAGTTTGACACTCTATACTTGGATATGAATTCGATTCTACACACATGCACTCATGGTAATGATGCTGATGTTACGAAGAGACTGTCAGAGGAAGAGGtgtatttgaagatatttaCTTATATTGACCATTTATTCCGTACTATCAAGCCTAAGGAGGTTTTTTACATGGCGATCGATGGGGTTGCTCCTAGGGCTAAAATGAACCAACAACGGTCACGGAGATTCAGAACAGCTATGGATGCCGAAAAGGCTTTAAAGAAGGCTATTGAGAATGGCGAGGAGATACCTAGTGGAGAACCGTTCGACTCCAATTGTATCACTCCTGGTACGGAGTTTATGGCGAAATTGActaaaaatttgaagtaTTTTATTCACGAAAAAATATCTTCTGATTCGTTATGGCGGCAAGCCAATGTTATATTGTCTGGTCATGAAGTTCCTGGTGAGGGGGAGCACAAGATTATGGAACATATTAGAATTCTTAGGTCACAGAAAGACTACAATCCTAACACCAGGCATTGTATATATGGGCTAGATGCAGATCTGATAATTTTAGGCCTGTCAGTTCATGATTCGCACTTTGCTTTACTGAGGGAAGAAGTtttatttggaaagaaCCATAATTCTAAACCGTTAGAGCAGCAGAACTTTTTTCTGTTACACATAAGCATTTTGAGGGAATATCTGGAGTTAGAGTTTGCTGAGTTAGAAAACGAACTTATGTTTGAATATGATTTTGAACGGTTGCTCGATGATTTTATCTTGGTGTTGTTTGTGATTGGTAATGATTTCTTGCCCAACTTACCTGACTTGCATTTGAACAAGGGTGCGTTTCCCGTTTTACTCCAGACGTTTAAAGAAGCGTTAAGACACATGGATGGCTATATGAATGAATGTGGTACCATAAATTTCAGCAGATTTTCCATCTGGCTTGAATACTTGTCCAAGTTTGAAAAGGCAAATTTTGAACGGAGCGATATCGATATTGAGTGGTTCAATCAGCaacttgaaaatatatctttagaGGGTGCACGTAAACGGGTCAAGTCCGGGAAGAAGCTTCTACTAAAACGACAGAGACAAATAGTAGGTGCTGTGAAACCGTGGCTGTTAAAAACAGTTGAAGAGAAGCTTTCCGCAAATGTTTCTGATGCCGATATCACACTGTCTCCTCCTTTAGCTGGGCACCTAGTTGCAAACAATATTGACTTCCTCAAAGAGTTGGCTTTTGAATTGtatttggttgttgttCATTCCCAGTCACAAGACACTTACACCTTTAAAGTCGATCTGGACAGTTTCAATTTAAATGCGTCTGAAGAGGAGCATAAGTCACGTTTAAGCAATTTAAGACGTTCtattaaaatttttgaacaagCTACCATTGtagatgatgaggaagaattGGAGGAGAAAATGGAGATCTACGATGATCGTTTCAACCAATGGAAGGATGCTTattataaagaaaaattggGGTTTTCTTATTACGATGACGAAAAACTAAAGGAACAAACTGAAAACTATGTTGAAGGCCTACAATGGGtgttgtattattattaccaaGGTTGTCCTTCATGGTCATGGTATTATAAATATCATTATGCCCCCCGTATTTCAGATATTATCAAAGGTATTAACAAGAAAATTTCCTTTGAAAAGAATCGGCCTTTCACACCATTCCAGCAGTTAATGTCCGTTTTGCCAAAAAGATCTAAAAATTTGATTCCACCTGTTTATAGACCCTTGATGTATGATGAAAAATCTCCAATCCTAGACTTTTATCCAAATGATGTCGAGTTAGATAAAAACGGCAAAACGGCGGATTGGGAAGCCGTCGTCAAAATATCTTTTGTCGATGCAGAGAGGTTAATAAAAGTTATGGCTCCttatgatgaaaaattaaatcaagaagagaaagataGGAATAGATTTGGTACTGACatacttttttgttttaacCCACAAATTGATAATGTCTACGAGTCTCCATTAAAGGGTCTATTCACTAATATTGCCCACAATCACTGTATTGAaaggaaatatattatgcGCCCGTTAGAAACAAGCGATATTCGCTTTGGCTTGCCTGAAGGTGCCAAATTGGGCACTTCAGCGCTAGCAGGATTTccatctttaaaatctattccatttgaaaacaaacttGTCTACAATGAATGTACTATATTTCAACAGCGTTCTAAATATCAGACTATGTTGCTATACGTTAAAGATATTTACCAAGCTAGCAACATGTCTATTAGTGATATCGCCCAAAGGTATATGaataaaattatttataCCAACTGGCCATATTTGCGAGAGTCAAAGTTAGTTGGAATATATTCCAGAGACGTTATTTACGAATCCACAGAAGCACAAGACGGCGTTAGAAGCAACTTTATCACGAAATCCTCCACTCCTGATGATTTAAAATGGATTCTTCCAATGAATTCCTCAATGAAGCAGActtattcaaagaaaagCGGTATTATACTGGATGATATTCGAGCTATTATTAAGGTATATCCAGTTACGGGTCTGGCTAGAGAGTTGGATGGCTCCTATACTAAGACTTTTTCCAAGACAGAAGAATACTACCCCTTACAATTGTTTATCGAAGATGTCGAAAATAAAGACGAAAGGTATCAAGAGACGCCACCGTTGCCTATTGAAGAGGAGTATCCTTTGAATTCAAGGGTCATCTTCCTCGGAGATTATGTATATGGTGGAGAAGCAATTGTTGATGGTTATTCTAGCCCAACCAGATTACGGTTAACTATTAATAAGAGATCCACAAGAATGGAGCCAAATATTGGCAAAATCAGGGCAAGTATGGACAAGAAAGCGATTCGGTATATACCATCCTATATTGTGGCTAGGAAGTTGAATTTACCCCCCTTATTCCTCTCCAAAATTACctccaaatttttgattgaCGCTGAAAAAAGTCTCCACAATGTAGGCTTGACAGTGAAAATCCAATCGGCTAACGTGAAAGCGCTCGGCTATGCGAACAAGAACGGCACTATATGGGAATATTCTACTTTAACTATCCAGCTATTGGAGCATTATAGAAATACTTTCCCggaattcttcaatagtTTATCGAAATTACAGGGTAACATGATTAGTATTAATAGTGTTTTTCCTAATAAGTCTCCACAGGAAGCCACTAAAATTTTGGAAGCTGTTGCTGCATACGTTGGAGATCTAAGAAGCCAATTCATTATGGTCTCTTTGGAGAGTGACTCTTTGACAAAGGCGTCGATTCATGCGGTCGAAACGGAAATCCAAAGATTTGTTCAATTGGAGGATCGAACTGAAAAGAGGCAGCTAGCGAAGGTTCCTCGGGAGGCTGTCTTAGATCCAAACAGATCTTCCGCTCAATTACGAGCACAGAGGTTCGATTTGGGTGATCGTGTTATGTACGTTCAAGATTCTGGCAATGTACCATTGTTTGCAAAGGGTACTGTCGTTGGTTATACGACCATCGGTACTAGATTATCGATCCAAGTTTTATTTGATCAGGAATTTGTTGCAGGTAACACCCTTGGGGGTAGGTTAACCACCAAGCGTGGGATCGGATTGGATTCATCCTTCTTATTAAACATTACCAACAGGCAGTTCATTTATCATTCCAAAGCTTCCATAAAAACCGTGGGTCAAACCGGCAACTTTAAGCAACCAAAAGTTCAATCTGATCATACGTTAACCACGGTGCAgcaaaaaatgaaaatggagGAGCTCAAGAAGCGCCAGGCTCATGAAATGTTGAGTATGATAAAAAAGGATGATCAGAAGAATGACAGGCCAGAGCGAGGGCACAAAGTTTCGGatgtttcaaattcttccGCCCCTAATTCTAAAACTTCGAACGTGCAAGTAGCCTTGAATGCTGTTGGAAAAAATGTTGCAACTAATGTTTACAATGCAGTGCTAAACCAAGTCACGAATCCAGGTTCTCAGCAACCCGTTCTATTTGCAATGCCTCCCCAAGGTTCGCAAGAAGCCATGCACCTCCAAGGAATGCTAGCCGTGCCACCTGATGGTATGATGGTTCCCCCAAACCCACTGATGTTTAGTGTACCATCTCATCCTATTGGAACTTTGCCGAACGTACATTGTAGTTTTCCGCCCTCAAACACGATGACATCGCCAAAGCCAGTTTCTATTAGTACTAAAATGAGCAGTGGATCGTATTCGGGTAGCGAGAAATCTGTTTCACGGTCCTCAAACTCCTTTGGATCAGATAACtctaaaatcaaaagaggTAAAAATCCAAACCGTGGTAGAAGACGTAATAATCGTGGTGCATCCCCCCAACGAGGTCGTGATACCTTTAGCCCATCACAATGA
- the BUD13 gene encoding Bud13p (similar to Ashbya gossypii ADL047W), with the protein MSFNEYLNKAYGTQKKSKTTSESSPSSNTKFDIIDSSEHIAFANNKPLGISSSNKSKKKTGLWRNLDTNELIERQNIVAAASNQGVDNLKMSPGTRPGLQTVDGDSVKFEANSLKVNTEAEDVIKNQEPVFRDQKGLEIDNYQTYIQEEKRSEDLKEQARQKAINEINMGDIQLYQLKHPGWKPAQLRYNETKFEDPVLAFKEGDTSEHRQLSPLGRKLYNGIYPDNRFGICPGWRWDGVDRSTGFETKWFSKQNEINERRIQSFTRQQDF; encoded by the coding sequence ATGTCTTTCaatgaatatttaaacaaAGCCTATGGAACTCAAAAGAAATCGAAGACAACTTCCGAGTCTTCACCGAGTTCCAATACgaaatttgatattataGACTCTTCTGAGCACATTGCTTTTGCAAATAATAAGCCTCTGGGAATCTCCTCATCGaataaatctaaaaagAAGACAGGCTTATGGAGGAACTTGGACACTAATGAACTAATTGAACGTCAGAATATTGTTGCAGCTGCGAGTAACCAGGGTGTTGATAATTTAAAGATGTCTCCAGGAACTCGTCCTGGTCTTCAGACAGTTGATGGTGATAGTGTGAAATTTGAAGCCAACAGCTTAAAAGTAAATACAGAGGCAGAAGATGTTATTAAAAACCAGGAACCAGTGTTTAGAGATCAAAAGGGACTTGAAATTGACAATTATCAGACCTATATACAAGAGGAAAAGCGTAGTGAGGATTTAAAGGAACAGGCAAGGCAGAAAGCGATTAACGAAATTAACATGGGAGACATTCAATTATACCAGCTGAAACATCCAGGTTGGAAGCCTGCTCAACTTAGGTACAATGAAACGAAGTTCGAAGATCCAGTACTGGCTTTTAAGGAAGGTGATACCTCAGAACATCGGCAGTTGTCACCTTTAGGAAGGAAACTTTACAATGGAATATATCCTGATAAtagatttggaatttgtCCTGGCTGGAGGTGGGATGGCGTTGATAGATCAACTGGATTTGAGACGAAATGGTTTTCCAAGCAAAATGAGATTAACGAAAGAAGGATCCAATCTTTCACTAGACAACAGGATTTCTAG